From the Solanum stenotomum isolate F172 chromosome 4, ASM1918654v1, whole genome shotgun sequence genome, one window contains:
- the LOC125861917 gene encoding protein BLISTER-like isoform X1: MASAQVLRKQDLLQAGRKKLEEFRKKKAEKAKKSTSNNQPHGSGGGFDNQPLDSEHTRITDSRGAGTSDAVGGAVSELSRVDVTHDFKNPDLAQKSGFASSYDANASSTHSLHNNDNDASATSTVSGNNHGFTSSISMSSHVRDKVLKGDEKPKLSEQFGDSYNPPEKTENDGALGSVGFGFNTSHSTPNFLSSFPSYSKFSGLFSHDGVAKSELEENKTKDLSVMNTSTSHAFPANVSPENSRGPHLQEKPGFMDRWASGLTSSSYEDHMLPTTSSTKFSLEDGQRDGTVEANSSIVSDIGYGQFNNSGFYMNNNSSSWESDSKYEGISSEARSSSSNSKLSTATVGRKSRPSFLDSINISKVPVVSSSPTESVSADRFDPKVHPMDTLESSNSRNMMNSSTFSANGSDQLNHHAEKDMGNMDNRYQSFAQKQNADFAALEQHIEDLTQEKFSSQRALEASRVLAESLAAENSALTESYNQQGSFVSQLKTDIEELQEEIKAQLVELEAVKMEYASVQFECNAADERAKLLASEVIGLEEKALRLRSNELKLERELEKSQAEISSFKKKMASLGKERQDLLSTIDSLKEEKKLLQAKLRKTSDSGKSLDVSRSMPSKKDVSTSTEDLCEEKIINTTMDGPNLGVRSTEGPTFSYLSENDQLSLESLSTAVPPDQIRMIQSINTLISELTLEKEELMKALSLESSQCSELQELNKDLTRKLEAQTQRLELLTAQSMATGNNQTRLPDALSVQDSTTYADEGDEVVERVLGWIIKLFPGGPSKRRTSKLI, encoded by the exons ATGGCATCGGCTCAGGTTCTGCGAAAGCAAGATCTTTTGCAAGCTGGGAGAAAAaag CTAGAAGAGTTCCGCAAAAAGAAAGCAGAGAAGGCAAAAAAGTCAACTTCCAATAATCAACCTCATGGTTCGGGTGGAGGCTTTGATAACCAACCTTTGGACAGTGAACACACAAGAATCACTGACTCTCGTGGAGCTGGTACATCTGATGCCGTTGGTGGAGCTGTTTCAGAGTTATCTCGAGTAGATGTTACGCATGATTTCAAGAATCCTGATCTTGCACAGAAGAGTGGTTTCGCTTCTTCCTATGATGCTAATGCTAGTTCTACTCATAGTTTACACAACAATGATAATGATGCTAGCGCTACTTCTACTGTTAGTGGAAACAATCATGGTTTTACTTCTTCCATCTCTATGTCATCTCATGTTAGAGATAAAGTGCTTAAGGGTGATGAGAAACCTAAGTTATCTGAACAATTCGGTGATAGTTATAATCCCCCTGAGAAGACGGAGAATGATGGAGCCTTAGGAAGTGTTGGATTTGGATTTAATACTAGTCATTCTACACCTAATTTTCTGTCATCATTCCCCAGTTACAGTAAATTTTCCGGTTTGTTTAGTCATGATGGTGTAGCTAAAAGCGAACTAgaggaaaataaaacaaaggaTCTTTCTGTAATGAACACTAGTACTTCTCATGCTTTTCCTGCTAATGTTTCACCTGAAAACTCCCGTGGTCCTCATCTGCAAGAAAAACCAGGTTTTATGGATCGTTGGGCTAGTGGGTTAACTTCCTCATCATATGAAG aTCATATGCTCCCCACAACCAGCAGTACAAAGTTTTCTTTGGAAGATGGGCAAAGAGATGGTACTGTTGAAGCTAATAGTTCTATAGTTTCTGATATTGGGTATGGCCAGTTCAACAACTCTGGTTTTTACATGAATAATAATTCTTCTTCTTGGGAATCTGATTCTAAATATGAGGGCATCAGTTCTGAAGCAAGAAGTTCTTCTAGTAATTCAAAATTGTCTACAGCCACTGTTGGGAGGAAATCTCGTCCGTCTTTCCTTGATTCAATCAACATTTCAAAAGTTCCTGTGGTATCCTCTTCTCCAACTGAATCAGTTTCTGCAGACAGATTTGATCCAAAGGTTCATCCCATGGACACTTTGGAATCGTCCAACTCCAGGAACATGATGAATTCTTCAACTTTTTCTGCAAATGGGTCTGATCAGTTGAATCATCATGCTGAGAAAGACATGGGGAACATGGACAACCGTTATCAGTCTTTTGCACAAAAACAGAATGCAGACTTTGCTGCTTTAGAACAG CATATTGAAGATTTAACACAAGAGAAGTTTTCTTCACAACGTGCTCTTGAGGCTTCGCGAGTTCTAGCAGAGTCTCTAGCTGCTGAAAATTCAGCCCTGACAGAGAGTTATAATCAACAG GGCAGTTTTGTTAGCCAATTAAAGACCGACATAGAAGAACTGCAGGAGGAAATTAAAGCACAACTG GTCGAACTTGAAGCTGTGAAAATGGAATATGCAAGCGTACAATTTGAATGTAATGCTGCAGATGAACGTGCTAAGCTATTGGCTTCTGAAGTGATTGGTTTGGAAGAAAAG GCACTTCGTCTGAGATCTAATGAGCTTAAACTGGAGAGGGAATTAGAGAAATCACAAGCTGAAATATCTTCTTTCAA AAAGAAAATGGCTAGCCTTGGAAAGGAACGCCAGGATCTGCTGTCAACAATTGATTCTCTAAAAGAAG AAAAGAAGCTCTTGCAGGCGAAACTACGAAAAACTTCTGATAGTGGCAAGTCACTTGATGTTAGCAGGAGTATGCCTAGTAAAAAAGATGTATCAACTTCAACAGAGGATCTCT gtgaagaaaaaatcataaatactaCCATGGATGGCCCTAACTTGGGAGTTCGCAGTACTGAGGGCCCCACCTTTTCATATCTATCTGAGAATGACCAGCTCAGTCTTGAAAGTTTATCGACGGCCGTTCCTCCAGATCAGATAAGGATGATTCAAAGCATCAATACATTGATTTCTGAG TTAACCTTGGAGAAAGAAGAGTTGATGAAAGCCTTGTCACTGGAATCATCTCAGTGCTCTGAATTGCAG GAGTTAAACAAGGACTTAACCCGAAAGCTTGAAGCTCAAACACAAAGATTGGAGCTTTTGACTGCTCAAAGCATGGCAACTGGTAATAACCAAACAAGGCTACCAGATGCTTTATCTGTGCAGGACAGCACCACATATGCTGATGAAGGTGATGAG GTGGTGGAACGGGTCTTGGGATGGATAATAAAGCTATTCCCTGGAGGACCATCAAAGCGGAGAACCAGCAAGCTTATTTAG
- the LOC125861917 gene encoding protein BLISTER-like isoform X2: MASAQVLRKQDLLQAGRKKLEEFRKKKAEKAKKSTSNNQPHGSGGGFDNQPLDSEHTRITDSRGAGTSDAVGGAVSELSRVDVTHDFKNPDLAQKSGFASSYDANASSTHSLHNNDNDASATSTVSGNNHGFTSSISMSSHVRDKVLKGDEKPKLSEQFGDSYNPPEKTENDGALGSVGFGFNTSHSTPNFLSSFPSYSKFSGLFSHDGVAKSELEENKTKDLSVMNTSTSHAFPANVSPENSRGPHLQEKPGFMDRWASGLTSSSYEDHMLPTTSSTKFSLEDGQRDGTVEANSSIVSDIGYGQFNNSGFYMNNNSSSWESDSKYEGISSEARSSSSNSKLSTATVGRKSRPSFLDSINISKVPVVSSSPTESVSADRFDPKVHPMDTLESSNSRNMMNSSTFSANGSDQLNHHAEKDMGNMDNRYQSFAQKQNADFAALEQHIEDLTQEKFSSQRALEASRVLAESLAAENSALTESYNQQVELEAVKMEYASVQFECNAADERAKLLASEVIGLEEKALRLRSNELKLERELEKSQAEISSFKKKMASLGKERQDLLSTIDSLKEEKKLLQAKLRKTSDSGKSLDVSRSMPSKKDVSTSTEDLCEEKIINTTMDGPNLGVRSTEGPTFSYLSENDQLSLESLSTAVPPDQIRMIQSINTLISELTLEKEELMKALSLESSQCSELQELNKDLTRKLEAQTQRLELLTAQSMATGNNQTRLPDALSVQDSTTYADEGDEVVERVLGWIIKLFPGGPSKRRTSKLI; encoded by the exons ATGGCATCGGCTCAGGTTCTGCGAAAGCAAGATCTTTTGCAAGCTGGGAGAAAAaag CTAGAAGAGTTCCGCAAAAAGAAAGCAGAGAAGGCAAAAAAGTCAACTTCCAATAATCAACCTCATGGTTCGGGTGGAGGCTTTGATAACCAACCTTTGGACAGTGAACACACAAGAATCACTGACTCTCGTGGAGCTGGTACATCTGATGCCGTTGGTGGAGCTGTTTCAGAGTTATCTCGAGTAGATGTTACGCATGATTTCAAGAATCCTGATCTTGCACAGAAGAGTGGTTTCGCTTCTTCCTATGATGCTAATGCTAGTTCTACTCATAGTTTACACAACAATGATAATGATGCTAGCGCTACTTCTACTGTTAGTGGAAACAATCATGGTTTTACTTCTTCCATCTCTATGTCATCTCATGTTAGAGATAAAGTGCTTAAGGGTGATGAGAAACCTAAGTTATCTGAACAATTCGGTGATAGTTATAATCCCCCTGAGAAGACGGAGAATGATGGAGCCTTAGGAAGTGTTGGATTTGGATTTAATACTAGTCATTCTACACCTAATTTTCTGTCATCATTCCCCAGTTACAGTAAATTTTCCGGTTTGTTTAGTCATGATGGTGTAGCTAAAAGCGAACTAgaggaaaataaaacaaaggaTCTTTCTGTAATGAACACTAGTACTTCTCATGCTTTTCCTGCTAATGTTTCACCTGAAAACTCCCGTGGTCCTCATCTGCAAGAAAAACCAGGTTTTATGGATCGTTGGGCTAGTGGGTTAACTTCCTCATCATATGAAG aTCATATGCTCCCCACAACCAGCAGTACAAAGTTTTCTTTGGAAGATGGGCAAAGAGATGGTACTGTTGAAGCTAATAGTTCTATAGTTTCTGATATTGGGTATGGCCAGTTCAACAACTCTGGTTTTTACATGAATAATAATTCTTCTTCTTGGGAATCTGATTCTAAATATGAGGGCATCAGTTCTGAAGCAAGAAGTTCTTCTAGTAATTCAAAATTGTCTACAGCCACTGTTGGGAGGAAATCTCGTCCGTCTTTCCTTGATTCAATCAACATTTCAAAAGTTCCTGTGGTATCCTCTTCTCCAACTGAATCAGTTTCTGCAGACAGATTTGATCCAAAGGTTCATCCCATGGACACTTTGGAATCGTCCAACTCCAGGAACATGATGAATTCTTCAACTTTTTCTGCAAATGGGTCTGATCAGTTGAATCATCATGCTGAGAAAGACATGGGGAACATGGACAACCGTTATCAGTCTTTTGCACAAAAACAGAATGCAGACTTTGCTGCTTTAGAACAG CATATTGAAGATTTAACACAAGAGAAGTTTTCTTCACAACGTGCTCTTGAGGCTTCGCGAGTTCTAGCAGAGTCTCTAGCTGCTGAAAATTCAGCCCTGACAGAGAGTTATAATCAACAG GTCGAACTTGAAGCTGTGAAAATGGAATATGCAAGCGTACAATTTGAATGTAATGCTGCAGATGAACGTGCTAAGCTATTGGCTTCTGAAGTGATTGGTTTGGAAGAAAAG GCACTTCGTCTGAGATCTAATGAGCTTAAACTGGAGAGGGAATTAGAGAAATCACAAGCTGAAATATCTTCTTTCAA AAAGAAAATGGCTAGCCTTGGAAAGGAACGCCAGGATCTGCTGTCAACAATTGATTCTCTAAAAGAAG AAAAGAAGCTCTTGCAGGCGAAACTACGAAAAACTTCTGATAGTGGCAAGTCACTTGATGTTAGCAGGAGTATGCCTAGTAAAAAAGATGTATCAACTTCAACAGAGGATCTCT gtgaagaaaaaatcataaatactaCCATGGATGGCCCTAACTTGGGAGTTCGCAGTACTGAGGGCCCCACCTTTTCATATCTATCTGAGAATGACCAGCTCAGTCTTGAAAGTTTATCGACGGCCGTTCCTCCAGATCAGATAAGGATGATTCAAAGCATCAATACATTGATTTCTGAG TTAACCTTGGAGAAAGAAGAGTTGATGAAAGCCTTGTCACTGGAATCATCTCAGTGCTCTGAATTGCAG GAGTTAAACAAGGACTTAACCCGAAAGCTTGAAGCTCAAACACAAAGATTGGAGCTTTTGACTGCTCAAAGCATGGCAACTGGTAATAACCAAACAAGGCTACCAGATGCTTTATCTGTGCAGGACAGCACCACATATGCTGATGAAGGTGATGAG GTGGTGGAACGGGTCTTGGGATGGATAATAAAGCTATTCCCTGGAGGACCATCAAAGCGGAGAACCAGCAAGCTTATTTAG
- the LOC125861932 gene encoding uncharacterized protein LOC125861932, which yields MGSLQTKNHKNNPNAKIIEELKYKVRLLQKEVSEIMCIRENESEIYNQEMIVFALKEEEWKQEKKKLNEELNDLKKKLEDYKEDEEKVENQEMMSEKCNNKEYHLLVRNSLLEKIREEEVRRDEAIEKWKNLYFVIKNELDELIQRTNQGERLCWRTEEVELIEELHMELKAKEEVIAHLKEKIASMEKQEVKREREIDILRQSLKIMSYNKKIPSLSKVFYKN from the exons ATGGGAAGTCttcaaacaaaaaatcataaaaacaaTCCAAATGCCAAAATTATTGAAGAGTTGAAGTATAAAGTAAGGTTACTTCAAAAAGAGGTAAGTGAAATAATGTGTATAAGGGAAAATGAGAGTGAAATTTACAATCAAGAAATGATAGTTTTTGcactaaaagaagaagaatggaagcaagaaaagaagaaacttAATGAAGAATTaaatgatttgaagaagaaattggAAGATtataaagaagatgaagagaaagtggaaaatcaagaaatgatgagtgaaaaatgtaataataaagaGTATCATCTGTTGGTGAGAAATTCATTGTTGGAGAAAATTAGAGAAGAGGAAGTTAGAAGAGATGAAGCTATTGAGAAATGGAAAAATCTCTATTTTGTTATTAAAAATGAGCTTGATGAACTTATTCAAAGGACAAATCAAG GAGAAAGACTCTGCTGGAGAACAGAGGAAGTGGAACTAATAGAAGAGCTACATATGGAGTTGAAAGCAAAAGAAGAAGTCATTGcacatttaaaagaaaaaattgctTCAATGGAGAAACAAGAAGTTAAGAGGGAGAGGGAGATTGATATTTTGAGGCAAAGTTTGAAAATTATGAGTTACAACAAAAAGATTCCTAGCCTTTCTAAAGTTTTTTACAAAAACTAG
- the LOC125861941 gene encoding late embryogenesis abundant protein 29-like produces the protein MASAQCNPDQSHSQAQANHPVSKVEDAIHRACESAHQKREHNSGFLHQTGEQMMHMAQDAVDGMKNTFGIGTKNNK, from the exons ATGGCAAGTGCTCAATGCAATCCTGATCAATCCCATAGCCAAGCTCAG GCAAATCACCCTGTTAGCAAAGTTGAAGATGCAATCCATAGAGCTTGTGAATCAGCTCATCAAAAAAGGGAACATAATTCTGGATTTCTTCACCAG ACTGGAGAGCAAATGATGCACATGGCTCAAGATGCAGTTGATGGGATGAAGAACACATTTGGAATTggaactaaaaataataaataa
- the LOC125861942 gene encoding small acidic protein 1, with protein sequence MKPMVVDYLADMEEQGSTMAMDVDDVDAIDMFGEGPLGGGEHLRLADSDFFNLFQDDFDDSDIN encoded by the coding sequence ATGAAGCCAATGGTAGTAGACTATTTAGCAGACATGGAAGAACAAGGATCAACAATGGCGATGGACGTCGATGACGTGGACGCAATCGACATGTTCGGCGAAGGTCCACTCGGCGGCGGCGAACATCTCCGTCTCGCCGACTCTGACTTCTTCAATCTCTTTCAGGATGATTTCGATGACTCAGATATCAACTAA
- the LOC125861918 gene encoding carboxyl-terminal-processing peptidase 2, chloroplastic — MEALLGSSPSPSFTITRRNPITSFKVLSWNSLYSGSNNSRVYHPILRLKRSGNDNSGSCSPLCYIEQMYRNRMFSQPIRRCRKIFIDKQSLLVIQNGLAFLPRKFKTSLRKTLKHSEIFKSIVPEIFVRSCIGLMLVMAVNTAVVKAPSFALTEENLLFLEAWRTIDRAYIDKTFNGQSWFRYREDALRNEPMNTRQETYAAIKKMLATLDDPFTRFLEPEKFKSLRSGTQNALTGVGLSIGYPSGKNESAFGLVVISASPGGPANRAGISSGDIILQIDNTSTENMGIYDAAERLQGPEGSGVELTVLRGSETRKLPLIREKVSLNPVKSRICKLPTGGDDAPQIGYIKLSTFNQNASGAVREAIETLRKNNVKAFVLDLRDNSGGLFPEGVEIAKIWLDKGVIVYICDSRGVRDIYDTDGSNVVAASEPLAVLVNKGTASASEILAGALKDNKRAQLFGEPTYGKGKIQSVFQLSDGSGVAVTVARYETPAHNDIDKVGVIPDHPLPASFPKDDESFCNCLQNPAAACHLDRVELFSK; from the exons ATGGAAGCTCTTCTGGGAAGTTCTCCTTCTCCTTCATTCACCATCACCAGAAGAAATCCCATTACTTCTTTTAAG GTGCTTTCATGGAATTCTTTGTACAGCGGAAGTAATAACTCTCGAGTATATCATCCTATATTGCGTCTGAAAAGAAGTGGCAATGACAACTCTGGAAGTTGCTCTCCTTTATGCTACATTGAGCAAATGTACAGAAACAGAATGTTTTCTCAGCCAATCCGGAGGTGTAGAAAAATATTCATAGATAAGCAAAGTTTGCTGGTTATACAAAATGGCTTAGCTTTTCTACCAAGAAAATTCAAAACCAGTCTCCGCAAAACATTAAAGCATTCGGAAATTTTTAAGAGTATAGTACCTGAGATATTTGTTCGGTCCTGCATAGGACTAATGCTGGTTATGGCAGTTAATACTGCTGTTGTCAAAGCGCCTTCTT TTGCTCTCACTGAAGAAAATCTACTTTTCTTGGAGGCATGGAGAACAATTGACCGTGCATATATTGACAAGACCTTCAATGGTCAAAGTTGGTTTAGGTACAGAGAAGACGCACTACGAAATGAACCAATGAACACAAGGCAGGAAACAT ATGCAGCAATAAAAAAGATGCTCGCCACTTTGGATGACCCTTTCACCCGGTTTCTGGAGCCTGAAAAGTTTAAAAGTTTGCGG TCAGGAACTCAAAATGCACTTACTGGAGTAGGGTTGTCAATTGGCTATCCATCGGGGAAAAATGAATCAGCCTTTGGACTGGTCGTTATCTCAGCTTCTCCAGGAGGTCCTGCAAATAGGGCTGGCATCTCATCTGGTGATATCATCCTACAAATTGACAATACCAGCACAGAAAACATGGGTATATATGATGCAGCAGAACGGTTACA AGGACCTGAAGGAAGTGGTGTGGAACTAACTGTACTTCGTGGATCCGAGACAAGGAAGCTACCATTGAT ACGGGAGAAAGTTTCTCTGAATCCCGTAAAATCAAGAATCTGCAAGCTACCCACTGGAGGAGATGATGCTCCTCAGATCGGATACATCAAACTATCAACATTCAACCAGAACGCTTCTG GTGCTGTAAGAGAGGCGATTGAAACCTTAAGGAAAAACAATGTCAAGGCATTTGTCTTGGACCTTCGGGATAACAG TGGTGGTCTCTTCCCTGAAGGAGTTGAGATAGCAAAAATATG GTTGGATAAAGGTGTGATTGTATACATTTGTGATAGCCGTGGTGTTCGAGATATTTATGACACGGATGGGAGCAATGTGGTAGCTGCTTCAGAGCCCCTAGCTGTGCTG GTAAACAAAGGGACTGCAAGTGCAAGTGAGATTTTAGCCGGTGCTTTGAAAGATAACAAGCGCGCACAGCTGTTTGGTGAACCAACATATGGCAAGGG TAAAATCCAGTCCGTATTCCAGCTATCTGATGGCTCTGGCGTGGCTGTTACAGTTGCTCGGTATGAAACTCCTGCTCACAACGATATAGACAAG GTTGGTGTAATACCGGACCATCCTTTGCCAGCATCATTTCCAAAAGACGACGAGAGCTTCTGTAACTGCCTTCAAAATCCTGCTGCTGCTTGCCACCTAGATAGAGTCGAGCTATTCTCGAAATGA